A window of Deltaproteobacteria bacterium HGW-Deltaproteobacteria-2 contains these coding sequences:
- a CDS encoding MBL fold metallo-hydrolase produces the protein MIIRCWGSRGSIPVSGKQYLRYGGNTTCLEIRTNDDKILIVDAGSGIREAGNHLIASGRHDFTLLLTHAHWDHIMGFPFFKPIYSHKTNLNVWGCPFAQDSIKEMLARTMEAPNFPVNFDSIHANISYQNTCIESYTLSSMIITPIALSHPNQGSGYKFEEDGKSFVFLTDNELRFKHEGGLDFQDYLEFSLSADLLFHDAEYKEEEYKKTSGWGHSCYKDALNLAIDAGVKKLGLFHHNQERIDTEIDAIVNDCQEEIEKRGKKLECSAVGQSMEFKL, from the coding sequence ATGATAATTCGCTGCTGGGGCTCTAGAGGCTCTATTCCTGTTTCGGGCAAACAATATTTACGCTACGGCGGCAATACAACCTGCCTTGAAATCAGGACGAACGATGATAAAATATTAATCGTTGATGCCGGTTCCGGTATTCGTGAAGCAGGTAATCACCTAATCGCATCCGGTCGTCATGATTTCACTCTTTTATTAACGCATGCCCATTGGGATCATATTATGGGCTTTCCCTTTTTCAAACCCATTTATTCACACAAAACCAATTTGAACGTCTGGGGTTGCCCTTTCGCTCAGGATTCCATAAAAGAAATGCTTGCACGCACTATGGAAGCGCCTAATTTCCCGGTAAATTTCGATTCAATTCATGCCAATATATCATATCAAAATACGTGCATTGAATCTTATACCCTCAGTTCAATGATTATAACACCCATTGCTCTGAGCCATCCCAATCAGGGCTCGGGCTATAAGTTTGAAGAAGACGGCAAATCTTTTGTTTTTCTCACTGATAACGAGTTGCGTTTCAAGCACGAAGGCGGACTTGATTTTCAGGACTATCTTGAATTTTCCCTGAGCGCTGATTTACTCTTCCATGATGCCGAATATAAAGAAGAAGAATATAAAAAAACCAGCGGTTGGGGACATTCCTGTTACAAGGACGCACTGAATCTGGCAATTGACGCCGGAGTTAAAAAATTAGGTTTATTTCATCACAATCAGGAAAGAATTGATACAGAAATTGACGCAATTGTGAATGATTGCCAGGAAGAGATCGAGAAGCGCGGCAAGAAGCTGGAATGTTCCGCAGTCGGTCAGTCCATGGAATTTAAACTTTAA
- a CDS encoding copper-translocating P-type ATPase has protein sequence MSCASCVKRIEDGLRETAGVSKANVNFASQKAIIEYDGNSINAKALQDKINDLGYEALIDMSGSDQAKITISVGGMTCAACVRRVENALNSVDGVLETSVNLATGRATVIHSAKWGGLTELEKVIVDNGYEFLGELKDSLADPIEASRIKELKELKLKVTCGAILSIIIFIGSMQHWFGFLHFIPRQTMLWTMFILTAPAVFWVGSRFFVGAYKAALQKTSDMNTLVAVGAFSAYAYSASATFFPQFFTTAGVMPHVYYDGAAMIVTLILLGRLLEAKAKGKTSTAIKKLVGLKPKTAHLVRSDQEIEVAVEKVQVGDVLLVKPGERIPVDGIIISGESTIDESMLTGESIPVIKEKGHKVFAATMNKTGSFTFQATGVGAETALAQIIRLVEEAQGSKAPIQRLADKVASVFVPAVFVIAFITFAIWYFLPTESNFSRALINFVSVLVIACPCALGLATPTAIMVGTGLGAQNGILIKGGEALEKIHKLSVVVFDKTGTLTKGELAITDIAAAEGYDEKQVLAYAAALEKNSEHPLAQAILRRAQTDGIAIAVAEKFEALSGMGAKAFIKNKSSVAGNRIFMKSEGISVDDWDTQASKLASEGKTVVYVASENNVLGIIALADTPKASAKQAIENLKKRNLKVMMVTGDNAGTAQAIAAQLGIDQVLADVLPGNKADEIRKLQKAGEVVAMVGDGINDAPALAAADVGIAIGAGTDVAIEASDITLIRDDLSGVPEAIGLSEATIRVIKQNLFWAFFYNVIGIPIAAGALYPFFGILLNPEYAAAAMALSSVSVVSNSLRLHRVWGKASGSF, from the coding sequence ATGTCCTGTGCTTCGTGTGTGAAACGCATTGAAGATGGTTTGCGTGAAACCGCGGGTGTGTCTAAAGCGAATGTTAATTTCGCCTCGCAAAAAGCCATAATTGAATATGATGGCAACAGTATTAATGCGAAAGCTTTGCAGGATAAGATAAATGATCTGGGCTATGAAGCGTTAATTGATATGTCAGGTTCGGATCAGGCGAAAATCACAATTTCCGTTGGCGGAATGACCTGTGCAGCGTGCGTGCGCCGAGTGGAAAACGCGCTAAATTCAGTGGATGGTGTGTTAGAAACCAGTGTCAATTTAGCCACAGGCCGTGCCACAGTAATCCATTCGGCAAAATGGGGCGGCCTTACGGAACTGGAAAAAGTTATAGTCGATAATGGTTATGAATTTTTAGGTGAACTTAAAGATAGTCTTGCCGATCCCATTGAGGCTTCCCGCATAAAAGAATTAAAAGAACTTAAGTTAAAAGTAACCTGTGGTGCGATATTAAGCATTATTATTTTTATAGGTTCAATGCAGCACTGGTTTGGTTTTCTGCATTTCATACCTCGCCAGACAATGCTTTGGACCATGTTTATTCTGACCGCTCCCGCTGTATTCTGGGTGGGCAGCCGTTTTTTTGTGGGCGCTTATAAAGCCGCGTTGCAAAAAACATCAGATATGAACACTCTGGTAGCTGTCGGTGCTTTTTCGGCGTATGCCTATTCAGCGTCGGCAACTTTTTTCCCGCAATTTTTTACCACCGCCGGCGTGATGCCTCACGTTTATTATGACGGCGCGGCAATGATTGTCACTCTCATCCTTCTGGGCAGGCTTCTGGAGGCCAAAGCCAAAGGGAAAACATCCACGGCAATAAAAAAGCTGGTGGGGCTGAAACCGAAAACAGCGCATCTGGTAAGAAGCGATCAAGAGATTGAAGTTGCCGTGGAGAAAGTGCAGGTCGGCGATGTGCTGCTTGTCAAGCCGGGAGAGAGAATTCCCGTTGACGGAATAATTATATCGGGTGAATCTACGATTGACGAATCAATGTTGACCGGCGAAAGCATACCTGTCATTAAAGAAAAGGGGCATAAGGTGTTTGCCGCTACCATGAACAAAACAGGCAGCTTTACTTTTCAGGCAACGGGCGTAGGCGCCGAAACCGCTTTGGCGCAGATCATCCGTTTGGTAGAAGAAGCACAAGGTTCCAAAGCTCCCATTCAAAGGCTGGCGGATAAAGTTGCATCTGTTTTTGTGCCCGCGGTATTTGTCATCGCTTTTATTACATTTGCTATTTGGTATTTTCTTCCTACCGAAAGCAATTTCAGCCGCGCTTTGATTAATTTTGTTTCCGTGCTCGTGATTGCCTGTCCCTGCGCGCTGGGGCTGGCCACTCCGACGGCAATCATGGTGGGTACAGGTCTCGGAGCGCAGAATGGAATTTTGATCAAAGGCGGCGAAGCTCTGGAAAAAATACATAAACTATCCGTTGTCGTCTTCGATAAAACAGGCACTCTTACTAAAGGTGAACTGGCCATAACCGACATTGCGGCCGCAGAAGGTTATGATGAAAAACAGGTTCTTGCTTATGCCGCAGCGCTGGAGAAAAACTCGGAGCATCCACTGGCACAGGCTATTTTGCGAAGAGCTCAAACAGATGGAATTGCAATTGCCGTGGCTGAAAAATTTGAGGCCTTATCGGGTATGGGGGCGAAAGCTTTCATCAAAAATAAATCAAGCGTTGCCGGAAATCGCATTTTTATGAAGAGCGAAGGTATCTCCGTTGATGATTGGGACACGCAGGCATCCAAACTTGCCAGTGAAGGAAAAACAGTAGTATATGTTGCATCTGAAAATAATGTTCTTGGTATTATTGCTTTAGCCGATACACCGAAGGCCTCGGCTAAACAGGCGATTGAAAATTTAAAGAAGAGAAATTTAAAAGTGATGATGGTCACCGGTGATAACGCCGGTACGGCTCAAGCTATTGCCGCTCAGCTAGGAATTGATCAGGTACTGGCGGATGTTCTTCCGGGTAATAAGGCTGATGAAATAAGGAAACTGCAAAAGGCCGGTGAAGTTGTCGCTATGGTTGGCGACGGGATCAACGACGCACCGGCACTGGCGGCGGCGGATGTCGGTATCGCCATTGGAGCGGGGACAGATGTCGCTATTGAAGCCAGTGATATAACTTTGATCCGCGATGATTTATCGGGTGTGCCGGAGGCCATAGGCCTGTCAGAAGCTACAATACGAGTGATCAAGCAGAATCTTTTCTGGGCTTTCTTCTATAATGTGATTGGAATACCTATTGCTGCCGGTGCTCTGTATCCGTTCTTCGGGATATTGTTAAATCCCGAATATGCCGCCGCGGCCATGGCTTTGAGTTCGGTATCTGTGGTCAGTAACTCGTTGCG
- a CDS encoding mercury transporter, producing MKSIKIKGMSCQHCVMAVTKALSALDGIKDVKVDLKNSVATYEEVKAVDPGVVAAAVKKAGYEVVE from the coding sequence ATGAAAAGTATAAAAATAAAGGGAATGAGCTGCCAGCATTGTGTAATGGCTGTGACTAAGGCTTTGAGCGCTTTGGATGGGATAAAAGATGTAAAGGTCGATTTGAAAAACAGTGTGGCGACTTATGAAGAAGTAAAGGCAGTAGATCCCGGCGTTGTTGCTGCGGCAGTAAAAAAAGCAGGATACGAAGTTGTTGAATAA